From the Streptococcus sanguinis genome, the window AGCTAATGGAAAAATCGCAGTTCAACTCCATCTACAAGGATGAATACAAAAAATCAACCGGTCTGCTCTTTATCCGTGCCTACCACAAGTGGCATGGGCTGATAAAAAACAAACTGAGAACGATTGATTTGACCCATCCTCAGTTTGTCGTTCTGACCACTCTTGCAGCGCTTCTGCGTCAGCGAGAATGGGTGAGTCAGACCGATATTGCCCGATTTTCTGACATGGATGTTATGACCGTATCCCAAATCATCCGCCTCTTGGTCAAGAAAGGTTTGATCATGCGGGAAGTCCATCCCAAGGACAGCCGTGCCAACATCATACTTCTAACGGATACGGGGCTGCAAAAGGTCAACCAAGCCCTTCCTCTGGTAGAAAGCATTGATCAGGCGTTCTTTGGAAAATTAGAAAATAATACAGAAACATTAAACCAACTCTTAATAGAACTGGAGGCAGAAAATGACTAGATTTTGGATTGGTGTCGTATCAAAAGAACATGTACTAAGAGGTGTAGAGGGTGGATTTTGTCAAGTCTGCCATGGAAAGAAAGCACCATTGAACCGAATGAAAAAGGGGGACTATCTTCTGTACTACAGCCCCAAGTATCAGCTGAATGGTCAGGAAAAGCTACAGGCCTTTACAGCAGTTGGCAAGATTCTAGATGACACTGCTTACCAAGTAGAGATGTTTGAAGGCTTTGTCCCATTTCGGCGAGATGTCAGCTACTACCAGCCTGTCAAAGACTGCCCTATTGAGCAAGTCCGACATCATCCTCAGTGGCGCCAATATGCTTCTCAGATAAGATACGGACATTTCGAAGTTTCGAAAGACTTCTTCCTTTATGTTTTTGAGCAAATGAAACTGGACAGCCCTGCAAATCAGTAGAAGCAGCTTCGTTTGACTTACACCTAAACCTTTGCTCACCTGTCATTAAATCTAAAGTTCCGATTCTCAAGGAAAATCGGAACTTTTTGATTTGAAGTGAAATTATCGATTTATCAAATCAGCATAAAA encodes:
- a CDS encoding EVE domain-containing protein, giving the protein MTRFWIGVVSKEHVLRGVEGGFCQVCHGKKAPLNRMKKGDYLLYYSPKYQLNGQEKLQAFTAVGKILDDTAYQVEMFEGFVPFRRDVSYYQPVKDCPIEQVRHHPQWRQYASQIRYGHFEVSKDFFLYVFEQMKLDSPANQ
- a CDS encoding MarR family winged helix-turn-helix transcriptional regulator, which produces MEKSQFNSIYKDEYKKSTGLLFIRAYHKWHGLIKNKLRTIDLTHPQFVVLTTLAALLRQREWVSQTDIARFSDMDVMTVSQIIRLLVKKGLIMREVHPKDSRANIILLTDTGLQKVNQALPLVESIDQAFFGKLENNTETLNQLLIELEAEND